In Enoplosus armatus isolate fEnoArm2 chromosome 2, fEnoArm2.hap1, whole genome shotgun sequence, one DNA window encodes the following:
- the LOC139302680 gene encoding early growth response protein 1-B — protein sequence MLNNMDLNAKDSFYPQFENCNSSSLGMENSVRKDNQEVYVDAERGVPAQFGHEGAPATLKTEASNSEFAFNPCECPKDTYTPSSLAYSGSFYVEASQGAPCSTETLLNMITEIVGISTLPLSEVQQSGSSRGTYPSPAPMDSSNGNFGDPGVKRQPYTCSGPSPPVYSPDQTCPRYADDQAGSQAQDPSTSQLSFGSSRAPNQKKDEPKSEAASFPVVVKNEFESSCYEWGAFNKSDCLETSFQTETFPMSSDFPPDQQMDVKELLDTFPQICPNPEMEFKVEGGIKQEPCFSDTCSQSYSSPLYNNYLPPPPMGLSSNLKPFPEPPQPSNQCDSLYTSPALPSTIDSILYSSLLPDSFAQSYTTRATKPPRARKSPAASHGPAKEKPFACPMESCDRRFSRSDELNRHIRIHTGHKPFQCRICLRSFSRSDHLTTHTRTHTGEKPFSCDVCGKRFARSDERKRHGRVHLKQKEKMEIKPQVTASAWPFTLPEGI from the exons ATGTTGAACAATATGGATTTGAATGCGAAAGATTCTTTTTACCCTCAGTTTGAGAATTGCAACAGTTCTTCCCTGGGAATGGAAAACAGCGTGCGGAAAGACAACCAGGAGGTGTATGTCGATGCAGAGCGGGGGGTACCTGCCCAGTTTGGCCACG AAGGAGCCCCTGCCACCCTCAAAACCGAAGCCTCCAACTCGGAATTTGCTTTTAACCCCTGCGAGTGCCCAAAAGACACCTACACCCCCTCCTCGCTCGCCTACTCTGGCAGTTTCTATGTTGAGGCATCTCAGGGAGCGCCGTGCAGCACCGAAACACTTCTCAATATGATCACTGAGATCGTGGGTATATCTACACTGCCACTTTCAGAAGTGCAACAGAGCGGCAGCAGTCGGGGAACTTATCCATCGCCTGCGCCGATGGACAGCAGCAATGGCAATTTTGGAGACCCCGGCGTCAAGAGGCAACCCTACACCTGCTCCGGACCTTCCCCCCCGGTATACTCTCCGGATCAGACGTGCCCGAGGTATGCTGATGATCAGGCCGGCAGCCAGGCCCAAGACCCGTCCACTTCCCAGCTGAGCTTCGGCTCCTCCCGAGCTCCAAACCAGAAGAAGGATGAACCAAAGTCAGAGGCCGCTTCTTTCCCTGTCGTGGTCAAGAATGAGTTTGAAAGCAGCTGCTACGAGTGGGGGGCATTTAACAAGTCTGACTGTTTGGAGACGAGTTTCCAGACAGAAACCTTCCCGATGTCAAGCGATTTCCCCCCTGACCAGCAAATGGATGTTAAGGAACTTTTAGACACGTTTCCCCAAATTTGTCCCAACCCAGAGATGGAGTTTAAAGTGGAGGGAGGTATCAAGCAGGAACCGTGTTTCTCTGACACCTGTTCTCAGAGCTACTCCAGCCCCCTGTACAATAATTACCTCCCACCACCTCCGATGGGCCTCTCCTCTAACCTGAAACCCTTCCCTGAACCCCCACAGCCATCTAATCAGTGTGATTCCTTATACACATCACCAGCTTTGCCGAGCACCATAGACTCCATCCTGTACTCTTCCTTGTTGCCAGATTCGTTTGCCCAAAGTTACACCACCCGTGCGACGAAGCCCCCCAGGGCCAGAAAGAGCCCCGCGGCCTCTCACGGCCCAGCCAAAGAGAAACCCTTCGCCTGCCCCATGGAGAGCTGCGACCGGCGCTTCTCTCGCTCGGATGAGCTCAACCGGCACATCCGCATCCACACGGGCCACAAACCTTTCCAGTGCCGCATCTGTTTGCGCAGTTTCAGCCGTAGCGATCACCTTACCACCCACACCAGGACTCACACCGGAGAGAAGCCGTTTTCCTGCGACGTCTGCGGCAAACGGTTCGCCCGGAGCGACGAGAGGAAACGGCACGGACGCGTACACctgaaacaaaaggagaaaatggaaataaagccACAGGTGACCGCCAGCGCGTGGCCATTCACTCTTCCCGAGGGAATTTGA